A single region of the Triticum dicoccoides isolate Atlit2015 ecotype Zavitan chromosome 2B, WEW_v2.0, whole genome shotgun sequence genome encodes:
- the LOC119365010 gene encoding 60S ribosomal protein L14-1-like — MPFKRFVEIGRVALVNYGKDYGRLVVIVDVVDQNRALVDAPDMVRCQMNFKRLSLTDIKIDIKRIPKKATLIKAMEEADVKTKWENSSWGKKLVVQKRRASLNDFDRFKVMLAKIKRGGAIRQELAKLKKEVAAA, encoded by the exons ATG CCGTTCAAGAGGTTCGTGGAGATCGGGCGGGTGGCCCTGGTGAACTACGGCAAGGACTACGGCCGCCTCGTCGTCATCGTCGACGTCGTCGACCAGAACAGG GCACTTGTTGATGCTCCGGACATGGTCCGCTGCCAGATGAACTTCAAGCGGCTCTCTCTGACCGACATCAAGATTGACATCAAGCGGATCCCTAAGAAGGCAACTTTGATCAAAGCTATGGAGGAAGCTG ATGTGAAGACCAAGTGGGAAAACAGCTCATGGGGCAAGAAGTTGGTTGTCCAGAAGAGGAGGGCATCGCTCAATGACTTTGACAGGTTCAAGGTCATGCTCGCCAAGATCAAG AGGGGAGGAGCTATCAGGCAGGAGCTAGCTAAGCTTAAGAAGGAGGTTGCTGCTGCTTAG